In one Tepidisphaeraceae bacterium genomic region, the following are encoded:
- a CDS encoding zinc ribbon domain-containing protein — protein MSTSPPIVPTQFDLLCPHCGYDLRGTTSDRCPECGQPIDRTTSGISLIPWTHRRETGLVRAYVRTVWMVVRRPAEVGREVAKPVLYADAVRFRALTVVVVLLILLSTVGVVWWGADAIERLSAPFQIDFDIDLFGNPSSQTLSPWMDLLLPVAAGWLVWLLAPIYVLVMLIGCTGVASYLFRPDRLSVQQQNRAVALSCYAAAPLALLFFPVLVLAIVLLLISMDPQSFNSDLQAVIGFLTVLGALMLVAILFKWWLGTLRILRWATQPTGGALLLAGLFLPTGWIVVAVLSLIVLPAVVGFFKLVIASLK, from the coding sequence ATGAGCACGTCGCCACCGATCGTTCCGACCCAGTTCGACCTGCTCTGTCCCCATTGCGGCTACGACCTCCGCGGCACCACGAGCGACCGCTGTCCCGAATGCGGCCAACCGATCGACCGCACGACGTCGGGCATCTCACTTATTCCGTGGACGCACCGCCGTGAGACCGGTTTAGTGCGGGCCTACGTGCGTACGGTGTGGATGGTCGTCCGCCGACCAGCCGAAGTGGGTCGCGAGGTGGCCAAGCCCGTGCTGTATGCCGACGCCGTACGTTTCCGCGCGTTGACGGTGGTGGTGGTCCTGCTGATTCTGCTGTCGACGGTAGGCGTTGTCTGGTGGGGTGCGGACGCGATCGAGCGGTTGTCCGCGCCGTTCCAGATCGATTTCGACATCGATCTATTCGGCAACCCGTCCTCGCAGACGTTGTCGCCGTGGATGGACTTGCTTCTACCGGTCGCCGCGGGGTGGCTGGTGTGGCTGCTGGCGCCGATCTACGTGCTGGTGATGCTGATCGGCTGCACGGGAGTGGCCAGCTACTTGTTTCGTCCAGATCGATTGTCGGTCCAACAACAGAACCGCGCCGTCGCTTTGAGTTGCTACGCGGCGGCGCCGCTGGCGCTACTCTTCTTCCCCGTATTGGTCCTCGCGATCGTACTGCTGTTGATCTCAATGGATCCGCAGAGCTTCAACAGCGACCTCCAAGCCGTCATCGGCTTCCTCACTGTTCTGGGCGCGTTGATGCTGGTGGCGATCCTGTTTAAATGGTGGCTTGGTACGTTGAGAATCCTGCGCTGGGCGACGCAGCCCACCGGCGGCGCGCTTCTGCTGGCGGGGCTGTTCCTGCCAACCGGGTGGATCGTGGTCGCCGTGCTGTCGCTAATCGTCCTGCCCGCGGTGGTGGGATTCTTCAAGCTGGTGATCGCGAGCTTGAAATAG
- a CDS encoding flagellar biosynthesis anti-sigma factor FlgM — MSSINGLGGSNPVNQITNNPIRKTIGTDAAAPKPATDRLELSGLSGLLKAAKQNDIRVDKVAEMKAAIAAGNYETPEKMDVAVDKLLDDLLK, encoded by the coding sequence ATGAGCAGCATCAACGGTCTCGGCGGTAGCAACCCGGTCAACCAGATCACCAACAACCCCATCCGCAAAACCATCGGCACCGACGCCGCCGCCCCCAAGCCGGCGACGGACCGGTTGGAGCTGTCGGGCCTGTCGGGCCTGCTGAAGGCCGCCAAGCAGAATGACATCCGCGTCGATAAGGTCGCCGAGATGAAGGCCGCCATCGCGGCAGGCAACTATGAGACGCCCGAGAAGATGGACGTCGCCGTCGACAAGCTGCTGGACGATCTGCTGAAGTAA